Proteins encoded in a region of the Acidobacteriota bacterium genome:
- the tnpA gene encoding IS200/IS605 family transposase, whose protein sequence is MPDTYSNLLYHVVFSTKHRAPIITEKIRERLYEYIGGIVRNEGGTLLEIGGMEDHIHLLARLKPTLAVAEAARLIKANSSKWLNENVVSDRFRWQAGYGAFTVGESMVADVSRYIRNQAHHHRKRTFQEEFVELLELNEIDYDKDRIWD, encoded by the coding sequence ATGCCGGACACCTACAGCAACCTGCTCTACCACGTCGTCTTCAGCACGAAACATCGGGCTCCGATCATCACGGAGAAGATTCGGGAACGACTCTACGAGTACATTGGCGGGATCGTTCGCAACGAGGGAGGAACCCTTCTCGAGATCGGCGGCATGGAGGACCACATCCACCTGCTCGCCCGCCTCAAACCGACCCTGGCCGTTGCAGAGGCGGCGCGTCTGATCAAGGCGAATTCATCCAAATGGCTCAACGAGAACGTAGTGTCGGATCGGTTCCGTTGGCAAGCCGGATACGGCGCATTCACCGTCGGTGAGTCCATGGTGGCTGATGTCAGCCGTTATATTCGGAACCAAGCTCATCATCATCGGAAGCGAACGTTTCAAGAGGAGTTCGTGGAGCTTCTCGAATTGAACGAGATCGACTACGACAAGGATCGTATCTGGGACTGA
- a CDS encoding pyridoxal 5'-phosphate synthase, with translation MPTPFTNPPPTPWPALNQWLQEAAEAGIRYPHAATLSTVDSSCEESPRPDARIVLIHEHGPEGLLFSTDDQSPKAQQLQHNPEAAVVFYWGATERQVRVRGRVVLGSEEESDRCFEERPRESRVTAWASRQGAGLASREELEKAWEAAAGRFAGVEMVPRPAHWRAYRLVAREVEFWQAAARRLHHRGLYRRVAGSAVGEDLWEWELLWP, from the coding sequence ATGCCCACCCCCTTCACCAACCCACCCCCCACCCCCTGGCCAGCCCTGAACCAGTGGCTCCAAGAAGCCGCAGAGGCCGGGATCCGCTACCCCCACGCCGCGACCCTCAGCACCGTCGATTCCTCCTGCGAAGAATCTCCCCGCCCCGACGCCCGCATAGTCCTCATCCACGAACACGGCCCCGAGGGCCTGCTCTTCAGCACCGACGACCAATCTCCGAAAGCCCAGCAGCTCCAGCACAACCCCGAGGCCGCGGTGGTTTTCTACTGGGGAGCCACGGAGCGACAGGTGCGGGTGCGGGGGAGGGTTGTGTTGGGGAGCGAGGAGGAGTCGGATCGGTGTTTTGAGGAGCGGCCGCGGGAGAGTCGGGTGACGGCTTGGGCGAGTCGGCAGGGGGCGGGGTTGGCGTCGCGGGAGGAGTTGGAGAAGGCTTGGGAGGCAGCGGCGGGGCGGTTTGCGGGGGTGGAGATGGTGCCGCGACCGGCGCATTGGCGAGCCTATCGGTTGGTGGCGCGGGAAGTGGAGTTTTGGCAGGCGGCGGCGCGGCGGTTGCATCATCGAGGGTTGTACCGGCGGGTTGCTGGATCCGCGGTGGGGGAGGATCTTTGGGAGTGGGAGTTGTTGTGGCCTTGA